One genomic window of Desulfovibrio psychrotolerans includes the following:
- a CDS encoding PAS domain-containing protein → MADTSSFSLSGNHSLEQRLRHLEEQARFTLDVLEMASTLGDFQTSINKLHEPTALLEETILRIGELVHFPVSAFYLVDEASSDFVLSLCRPSDFADELEAEVRQLIDNGVFSLAVRENRPITVYSRDNRYRLVLHVLATTSRTRGMFVGLMPKGERNLSGILLSLLSIVLKHCANAIESFELYRLVRQGEREPREALESLPVAVFDVAGDGGVVYANSCARRLAVAAGAWGALPLGLAGDDHMAGFGLHLLVVPEDRPVLQSLLESSRAGELPEGTTLRLAVAADAEQAWAAVHACAIPEQFPATRVRCVFSPLEKPAEPKGGKGL, encoded by the coding sequence ATGGCTGACACATCATCTTTTTCCCTGTCGGGAAATCATAGCCTGGAGCAGCGTCTCCGGCACCTTGAGGAGCAGGCCCGCTTCACGCTGGATGTGCTGGAAATGGCGTCCACCCTTGGTGATTTTCAGACCAGTATCAACAAGCTGCACGAGCCCACGGCACTGCTGGAAGAAACCATTTTGCGCATAGGCGAGCTTGTCCATTTTCCGGTATCGGCCTTCTATCTTGTGGACGAAGCCAGTTCGGACTTTGTTCTCTCCCTGTGCAGACCTTCTGACTTTGCGGACGAACTGGAAGCAGAGGTGCGGCAGCTCATCGACAACGGCGTGTTCTCCCTTGCGGTGCGTGAAAACAGGCCCATTACCGTTTACTCCCGCGACAACCGGTACCGTCTGGTGTTGCACGTGCTTGCCACCACGTCGCGCACACGGGGCATGTTTGTGGGACTTATGCCAAAAGGGGAGCGGAATCTTTCCGGCATTCTTCTGTCTCTTTTGTCCATCGTGCTCAAGCACTGCGCCAATGCCATAGAGAGCTTTGAACTGTACCGGCTTGTCCGGCAGGGGGAACGTGAACCCCGCGAGGCGCTGGAGTCGCTGCCTGTGGCGGTATTTGACGTGGCCGGAGACGGCGGGGTGGTGTATGCAAACAGTTGCGCCCGCAGGCTGGCTGTTGCCGCCGGGGCGTGGGGCGCTCTACCGTTGGGTCTTGCGGGCGATGATCACATGGCCGGGTTCGGTCTGCACCTGCTTGTTGTGCCGGAAGATCGTCCGGTCCTTCAGTCATTGCTGGAGAGCAGCCGTGCGGGCGAACTGCCTGAGGGAACAACCCTGCGGCTTGCCGTTGCCGCCGATGCGGAGCAGGCATGGGCTGCCGTGCATGCCTGTGCCATACCCGAGCAGTTTCCCGCCACGCGGGTGCGCTGCGTTTTTTCGCCTCTTGAGAAACCGGCGGAGCCAAAGGGGGGGAAGGGGCTGTGA
- a CDS encoding HDOD domain-containing protein has translation MMGTLSLAALKAGMRLTADVMDRNGRKLLSGGELLTEQSLRVMKIWGVTEAQVDGAGQDGEEAGLPDEISPEVYEAARHRTAERFRHNDEALPVVQELMRLCTMRLARRVAERQAEGADNPLGVLDEPVVPKPGIPQPAPVEAQALMQEDMKLGSLPSVFHKLVEVVNDSRSSATDVAEVIANDTDLAARLLRIVNSPFYGLRARIDTISRATAIIGSNQLVSLAMGVSVISSFKGVPHALVSMRHFWEHSIACGVAARILASHHRAPNTERFFVAGILHDIGRLVIYKRLPDHASHLLYVAQQRGSLVHQCEKEVVGFTHDRLAGMLLKAWKCPVSLEKNVRYHHLPGMAHNTLEAALMSVADVLANALEMGTSGERLVPVLDPAAWEALGLPVSLLWQTAVQMDYQVAEIVRLMEVDG, from the coding sequence ATGATGGGCACTCTCTCTCTGGCAGCTCTTAAGGCGGGTATGCGCCTCACGGCCGATGTGATGGACAGGAACGGAAGAAAACTGCTTTCCGGCGGAGAGCTTCTGACTGAACAGTCACTGCGCGTAATGAAGATTTGGGGCGTGACCGAGGCGCAGGTGGACGGTGCCGGGCAGGACGGGGAAGAAGCCGGATTGCCTGACGAGATTTCGCCGGAAGTGTACGAGGCGGCCCGGCATCGCACGGCAGAGCGTTTTCGCCATAACGACGAAGCGTTGCCCGTGGTGCAGGAGCTGATGCGCCTGTGCACCATGCGCCTTGCCCGCCGCGTGGCGGAGCGGCAGGCGGAAGGGGCAGACAATCCGCTCGGGGTTCTGGATGAGCCTGTAGTGCCCAAGCCCGGCATACCGCAGCCTGCCCCGGTGGAAGCGCAGGCGCTGATGCAGGAGGATATGAAGCTCGGCTCCCTGCCGTCCGTATTCCACAAGCTGGTGGAGGTGGTAAACGACTCCCGCAGTTCCGCAACCGATGTGGCGGAGGTAATAGCCAACGATACCGACCTTGCCGCGCGACTGCTGCGGATAGTAAACAGCCCGTTCTACGGCCTTCGGGCGCGTATAGACACCATTTCGCGGGCTACAGCCATTATCGGCAGCAACCAGCTGGTTTCTCTGGCCATGGGGGTTTCCGTCATTTCCTCGTTCAAGGGTGTTCCCCATGCGCTGGTAAGCATGCGCCATTTCTGGGAGCATTCCATTGCCTGCGGAGTGGCTGCGCGTATACTGGCAAGCCATCATCGTGCGCCCAATACGGAAAGGTTCTTTGTGGCGGGCATTCTGCATGATATAGGAAGGTTGGTAATCTACAAAAGGCTGCCGGACCACGCCTCCCATCTGCTGTATGTGGCGCAGCAACGGGGAAGCCTTGTGCACCAGTGCGAAAAAGAGGTGGTGGGGTTCACCCATGACCGGCTGGCAGGCATGTTGCTCAAGGCATGGAAGTGCCCTGTTTCGCTGGAGAAGAATGTGCGGTATCATCACCTGCCCGGCATGGCGCACAATACGCTTGAGGCGGCGTTGATGAGCGTGGCGGATGTGCTTGCCAATGCGCTGGAAATGGGAACAAGCGGCGAGAGGCTTGTGCCCGTGCTGGACCCTGCGGCATGGGAGGCATTGGGCCTGCCCGTGAGCCTGCTGTGGCAGACGGCTGTTCAGATGGACTATCAGGTCGCGGAAATTGTACGCTTAATGGAAGTCGATGGCTGA
- a CDS encoding CvpA family protein, whose product MNALDITFIVITGFFLIRGLFRGLITEMGAIVGVIGGFLAANAYYAQAAPYVSTVIADSAWAGIAAYAGIFIGVIIGTSLLAAILHKLIGATPAAWLDHFSGLLLGGVKGVLICTVLLACITYFMPNADFVYNSQTAPYLQQTTAFLRQFMPERLY is encoded by the coding sequence ATGAACGCGCTGGACATAACCTTCATCGTCATCACCGGCTTTTTTCTCATCCGGGGGCTCTTCAGGGGGCTTATCACAGAAATGGGCGCCATTGTCGGCGTTATCGGGGGCTTTCTGGCCGCCAATGCATACTACGCCCAAGCCGCACCCTATGTAAGCACCGTCATTGCAGACAGCGCATGGGCGGGCATTGCGGCCTACGCGGGCATTTTCATAGGCGTTATCATCGGCACGTCCCTTCTTGCGGCCATTCTGCACAAGCTCATAGGGGCTACACCGGCCGCCTGGCTGGACCATTTTTCGGGTCTGCTGCTGGGAGGCGTGAAAGGTGTGCTCATCTGCACCGTGCTGCTGGCCTGCATAACCTATTTTATGCCAAACGCCGACTTTGTGTACAATTCGCAAACCGCCCCCTACCTGCAGCAGACAACCGCCTTTCTGCGTCAATTCATGCCGGAGCGCCTGTACTGA
- the mazG gene encoding nucleoside triphosphate pyrophosphohydrolase, with product MNKTTLPEAVTALQNVIEKLIGPDGCPWDKEQTPQSLCDYLLEETFELVDAIRAGKIVDVREELGDVMFLMLFISRLYECQGFSLSDSINENAAKMIRRHPHVFDDASVSSVADVWANWERIKRSEKKVGEENAPQRPKGTFDSLPKGLPPLLKAYRLNSKAARIGFTWPDDAGVERQLDAEWQEFRDTCASGDTQAQEREFGDILFTMVEFGRRKGLKANAALNMTNLKFLERFERMEALARERGLQFADLSFEAMDALWNEVKIESADPARTSPQGPAS from the coding sequence ATGAACAAGACCACCCTGCCGGAAGCAGTAACAGCCCTGCAAAACGTCATCGAAAAACTCATCGGGCCGGATGGCTGCCCGTGGGACAAGGAACAGACACCGCAGTCGCTGTGCGACTACTTGCTGGAAGAAACCTTTGAACTGGTAGACGCCATCCGCGCCGGAAAAATTGTGGATGTGCGTGAGGAACTGGGCGATGTGATGTTTCTCATGCTGTTCATCAGCCGCCTGTATGAATGTCAGGGCTTCTCCCTTTCCGACTCCATAAACGAAAACGCGGCCAAAATGATCCGCCGCCACCCCCACGTATTTGATGACGCCAGCGTAAGCAGCGTGGCGGACGTATGGGCCAACTGGGAACGCATTAAGCGCTCGGAAAAAAAGGTGGGAGAGGAGAACGCCCCCCAGCGGCCCAAGGGCACCTTTGACAGCCTGCCCAAGGGCCTGCCGCCGCTTCTCAAAGCCTACAGGCTTAATTCCAAGGCTGCCCGCATCGGCTTCACATGGCCCGATGACGCGGGAGTGGAACGCCAGCTGGATGCCGAATGGCAGGAATTTCGCGATACCTGCGCAAGCGGCGATACGCAGGCGCAGGAAAGGGAATTCGGCGACATTCTCTTCACCATGGTGGAATTCGGCAGACGCAAGGGGCTTAAGGCCAATGCCGCGCTGAACATGACCAACCTGAAATTCCTTGAGCGGTTCGAACGCATGGAGGCGCTGGCGCGGGAAAGAGGGCTCCAGTTTGCAGACCTTTCCTTCGAGGCGATGGATGCCTTGTGGAACGAGGTAAAAATTGAATCGGCGGACCCCGCCCGCACATCCCCGCAGGGTCCGGCCAGCTAA
- a CDS encoding AI-2E family transporter, with amino-acid sequence MSEQPENTDHFPAEENKTPLEQLRRSFSRQGLYGYFLIVLLLLALYLMYGLIRPFLHTVILSIVVAACFSPLYTRVLNRFGNREIPAAAAVMGVLVICFALPVAVFLSGLIPQTLDSIRAVNHWLGVTDFDSLLQQTHIEPAIAWLQAKLPFVDPVELDLKHNITLLSKTVGQNVISFATTALGDTVTFFFHFLLMLLIIFFLLKDGKKMLAAVKYLCPMREEQEDHIINTLRQVSRSVLVGGLLVAVLQGIVGGLGLAFVGIPALFWGTVMGFCSLIPVIGTGLVWIPASLYLLIMGEWQNALFLTLWCALPVAAIDSFLRPYFMRDSAGVSVFFIFMSILGGIKAFGMLGILYGPLILSFTMVMLTIYGEEFSDVLGDKPASAK; translated from the coding sequence ATGTCTGAACAACCGGAAAACACTGACCACTTCCCCGCAGAAGAAAACAAGACACCTTTGGAACAGTTACGGCGCAGCTTTTCGCGTCAGGGGCTGTACGGCTACTTCCTCATCGTACTGCTGCTGCTTGCCCTGTACCTTATGTACGGGCTCATACGGCCCTTCCTGCACACTGTTATCCTGTCCATCGTGGTTGCAGCCTGTTTTTCTCCGCTCTACACGCGCGTGCTGAACCGATTCGGCAACAGGGAAATTCCGGCCGCGGCAGCCGTCATGGGTGTGCTGGTTATCTGCTTTGCCCTGCCGGTAGCCGTTTTTCTCTCCGGCCTCATACCGCAGACGCTGGACAGCATCCGTGCCGTGAACCACTGGCTGGGCGTAACGGACTTTGATTCCCTGCTCCAGCAAACACACATAGAGCCTGCCATAGCGTGGCTGCAGGCCAAACTGCCGTTCGTGGACCCGGTGGAACTGGACCTTAAGCACAACATAACCCTGCTCTCCAAGACCGTGGGGCAAAACGTCATCTCCTTTGCCACCACAGCACTGGGAGATACGGTGACATTCTTCTTCCACTTCCTGCTCATGCTGCTGATCATCTTCTTCCTGCTCAAGGACGGCAAAAAGATGCTGGCGGCGGTAAAATACCTGTGCCCCATGCGAGAGGAACAGGAAGACCACATCATCAACACCCTGCGTCAGGTTTCGCGCTCCGTGCTGGTGGGGGGGCTGCTGGTGGCCGTGCTGCAAGGCATAGTGGGCGGCCTTGGCCTTGCCTTTGTGGGCATTCCGGCTCTTTTCTGGGGAACGGTGATGGGATTCTGCTCCCTTATTCCCGTCATCGGCACAGGGCTGGTGTGGATTCCCGCCTCACTCTACCTGCTCATCATGGGCGAGTGGCAGAACGCCCTGTTCCTCACCCTGTGGTGCGCCCTGCCCGTTGCCGCCATAGACAGTTTTCTGCGCCCCTACTTCATGCGCGACAGCGCAGGCGTTTCCGTTTTCTTCATCTTCATGTCCATTCTCGGCGGCATAAAGGCCTTCGGCATGCTGGGCATTCTCTACGGTCCGCTGATCCTGAGCTTCACCATGGTCATGCTCACCATCTACGGAGAAGAATTTTCGGACGTGCTGGGCGACAAGCCCGCCAGCGCCAAGTAG
- a CDS encoding aldehyde ferredoxin oxidoreductase family protein yields the protein MSKILRVNTKDRTFRYEEPGQYAGLGGRGLTSRLILNEVPADVHALSGDNKLVAAIGTLSGTAAANSGRISVGAKSPLTGTIKESNSGGSFCQKLARLDILAMVLEDKPADDAPFCNIIITKDGVKFEDAAAITGKGTYDSMGYILDKYGKKACGMLIGPAGEACLTAASIQFSDPWGRPARAAGRGGLGAVMGSKKVKAIVVDDTDGERFAYADEEKFKIASKRWAEILRSHPVTGEGLPAFGTAVLVNIVNEAGAFPTKNFRDGRCAHASDISGEKIAEFITKRGGKTKEGCHAGCIIQCSQNYVDEKGEYVTSGFEYETVWAFGGNALIKDIDQIAALDRACDDLGVDTIETGNTVAIAMDGGVIPWGDGEAAHKLVYRMLDKKDYLGKIVGSGVDFAAQAFGVDRVPTVKGQSMPAYDPRAAKGIGVTYATTTMGADHTAGYAICQNLLKVGGDVNPLGKAGQVETSKALQIATATVDSLGLCLFVAFAVLDTADAAQVICDMVSARHGINFTPDDFGALGINTLKDELAFNRAAGFTKEHDQLPAFMMKEKLAPHNVVWDFTTDELQGALVD from the coding sequence ATGTCAAAGATTCTCAGAGTGAATACGAAGGATCGCACCTTCCGTTATGAAGAACCGGGTCAGTACGCAGGGCTGGGCGGCCGGGGTCTGACCTCGCGCCTTATCCTGAACGAAGTGCCTGCCGATGTGCACGCCCTGAGTGGCGACAACAAGCTTGTCGCTGCCATAGGCACACTTTCCGGCACTGCCGCCGCAAACTCGGGGCGTATCTCCGTAGGGGCCAAATCTCCGCTCACAGGCACCATCAAGGAATCCAACTCCGGTGGTTCCTTTTGCCAGAAGCTGGCCCGTCTGGATATTCTTGCCATGGTGCTGGAAGACAAGCCCGCCGATGATGCTCCCTTCTGCAATATCATTATCACCAAAGACGGCGTGAAGTTTGAAGATGCCGCCGCCATCACCGGCAAGGGCACGTATGACTCCATGGGCTACATTCTGGACAAGTACGGCAAAAAGGCCTGCGGCATGCTTATCGGACCCGCTGGCGAAGCCTGCCTGACGGCCGCATCCATCCAGTTTTCCGACCCGTGGGGACGTCCCGCCCGAGCAGCCGGTCGCGGCGGTCTGGGTGCCGTGATGGGCTCCAAGAAGGTGAAGGCCATTGTGGTGGACGATACGGATGGCGAGCGTTTTGCCTACGCCGATGAAGAAAAGTTCAAGATTGCCTCCAAGCGCTGGGCAGAAATTCTGCGCAGCCACCCCGTCACCGGCGAAGGCCTGCCTGCGTTCGGCACCGCCGTGCTGGTGAACATTGTCAACGAAGCCGGAGCGTTTCCCACCAAGAACTTCCGTGATGGCCGCTGTGCGCACGCTTCTGATATCTCCGGCGAGAAAATCGCCGAGTTTATCACCAAGCGCGGCGGCAAGACCAAGGAAGGTTGCCATGCGGGCTGCATCATCCAGTGCTCGCAGAACTATGTGGACGAAAAGGGCGAATACGTTACCTCCGGTTTTGAGTATGAAACCGTGTGGGCCTTTGGCGGCAACGCCCTGATCAAGGATATCGATCAGATTGCGGCTCTTGACCGTGCCTGCGATGACCTTGGCGTGGACACCATCGAAACCGGCAACACCGTGGCCATTGCCATGGACGGCGGCGTCATTCCGTGGGGCGATGGTGAAGCGGCCCACAAGCTGGTGTACCGCATGCTGGACAAGAAGGACTACCTCGGCAAGATTGTCGGCAGCGGTGTGGACTTTGCGGCGCAGGCATTCGGCGTGGACCGCGTGCCCACCGTGAAGGGACAGTCCATGCCCGCTTACGACCCCCGTGCGGCAAAGGGTATCGGCGTAACCTACGCCACCACGACCATGGGTGCGGACCATACCGCAGGATACGCCATCTGCCAGAACCTGCTCAAGGTGGGCGGCGATGTGAACCCGCTGGGCAAGGCTGGGCAGGTGGAAACCTCCAAGGCCCTGCAGATTGCCACCGCCACTGTGGACAGCCTTGGTCTGTGCCTCTTTGTGGCCTTTGCAGTGCTGGATACGGCGGATGCCGCACAGGTAATCTGCGACATGGTTTCTGCCCGTCACGGCATTAACTTCACTCCCGACGACTTTGGCGCACTGGGCATAAATACCCTGAAGGATGAGCTTGCCTTCAACCGCGCTGCAGGCTTTACCAAGGAGCATGACCAGCTTCCCGCCTTCATGATGAAGGAAAAGCTGGCACCCCACAACGTGGTGTGGGATTTCACCACCGACGAACTGCAGGGTGCTCTGGTCGATTAG